One region of Triticum aestivum cultivar Chinese Spring chromosome 6B, IWGSC CS RefSeq v2.1, whole genome shotgun sequence genomic DNA includes:
- the LOC123135485 gene encoding disease resistance protein Pik-2: MEVTAVSVGKAALGGALGYATSKAAEEIALQLGVERDVNFIKDELQMMQSCLMTADEEQSKNKVLTTWVKQIGVLAYKVEDSLMDFGLHSEKKPFWGCIPRNPGDRRRTIKEVKELRAEVEDLSNRNLRYRLIKESSGSKPTAAEEQASVATAAMFGINEARLATLEHEKSSEVDLHQLITSKDVDLRVIAMWGTSGDIGKASAIQEVYDDPKVLKMFGFCAWVTLIHPFSPQEFLRSLVRQFYESSNDEVGKAEQVTSVGANVLAKMEMMNQSDLVSVFNKVLCSNSYLIVIDDLSTIVEWHCIKKYFPDNKKQSRIVVSTQQAEIASLCTDKPYQVSELKKLSCDQTIYLFHKKNSEHQISMDGVRVAMYDTNEEARFAVVEEKPEAMHASCSAEPVSDSNRVTTSEKDTSLPISEIQEEHQEPNNVGEENVHNSTARKKFDRSRTLALTDELLCGRGTEKSFVIKLVGQPDLNQGRKVISVWGMGGLGKTTLVRSIYHNQELGGWKRAWATVLRPFNPEVLLRDLALQLQSTVQEDPAGATGIGLQKKRIAMMNLQELKQELARLLALKKCLIVLDDISFTVEWELVKQCLGNAERIIITTREKNIAKHCSREDENMYCLQVLKYDVAFDLFIKKVFKHNTVKIDLAPAMMEQARFTLQKCGGLPLAITTIGGFLATRPKTAIEWRKMNDCISTELEINPELMTIKSILMRSYDGLPYHLKSAFLYLSIFPEDHKIRWGRLMRRWIAEGYSKDLHDITAVELCQRYFDELLDRSMILPGEGIDQYKQKISSCQLHDMIREICIAKAREENLVLSLEGGCCLSETQGAIRHLVIGSNWKRDKHVLESMLDLSHVRSLTVFGEWRSFFISDNMRFLRVLDLEDTVGLRDHHLDEIGQLCHLKYLSLRGCCNILCLPNSFRNLRHLETLDLRGTHISELPRIITNLWKLQHLHADGYFDRLVVMGEDDIVDKYEGYINRISSCQTCSVLLSKGHIFSRPQVLDAGLNRYDIFNLYRFQEMKLDGITLPRGIGKLKALHALGVVDVSGRNRNATLKELGMLTQLRKLKVGGASYRNVSELWSAIAGHDQLQSLSVETRFPHKQRNEVDGCLGEGLLPPSSLKSLKLVGKLVNVTEWIHKLQNLTKLVLSYSMLEQDDAIQALGVLPNIAVLCLRICSFNGTELHFQRSSFPSLMVLVLRNLENLQSVMFEEDAVPKLELLQVDCGSSLKDISGLAALKSLKEIRLDARKSVEEVVQGQVAEHMNHVRVNIVR; this comes from the exons ATGGAGGTGACGGCGGTGAGTGTGGGCAAGGCCGCTCTAGGCGGGGCACTGGGCTATGCCACGTCCAAGGCGGCGGAGGAAATCGCCCTACAGCTTGGTGTCGAGCGCGATGTGAACTTCATCAAGGACGAGTTGCAGATGATGCAGTCGTGCCTGATGACTGCTGATGAGGAGCAAAGCAAGAACAAGGTGCTCACGACCTGGGTGAAACAGATCGGGGTCCTGGCTTACAAAGTTGAGGACAGCCTCATGGATTTTGGCCTTCATTCGGAGAAAAAACCATTTTGGGGTTGCATCCCCCGAAACCCAGGTGATCGACGCCGCACCATTAAGGAGGTGAAAGAGCTGAGGGCTGAGGTGGAGGACCTGAGCAACAGGAACCTGCGCTATCGCCTCATCAAGGAGAGCTCAGGCTCCAAGCCTACTGCAGCAGAGGAGCAGGCCAGCGTTGCCACTGCTGCAATGTTTGGCATCAACGAAGCAAGACTTGCCACCTTGGAGCATGAAAAATCATCAGAGGTGGACCTCCATCAGTTGATTACCAGCAAGGATGTTGACCTTAGGGTGATTGCCATGTGGGGAACCAGCGGTGATATTGGCAAGGCATCCGCCATCCAGGAGGTTTATGATGACCCAAAGGTATTGAAAATGTTCGGATTCTGTGCTTGGGTTACGTTGATTCATCCTTTCAGTCCACAAGAGTTCCTGCGGAGCTTGGTCAGGCAATTCTATGAAAGTTCCAATGATGAGGTTGGAAAGGCagaacaagtaacaagtgtagggGCTAATGTTCTGGCAAAGATGGAGATGATGAATCAAAGTGATTTAGTCAGTGTTTTTAATAAGGTGTTGTGTAGCAATAGCTATCTGATTGTGATTGATGACCTATCCACAATAGTGGAATGGCATTGCATTAAGAAGTACTTTCCTGACAACAAGAAACAAAGTAGAATCGTCGTTTCCACGCAGCAAGCTGAAATTGCAAGCTTGTGCACAGATAAACCATATCAAGTTTCGGAGTTAAAGAAGTTGTCATGTGATCAAACTATTTATTTGTTCCACAAGAAG AATTCAGAACATCAGATCAGCATGGACGGTGTTCGTGTGGCAATGTATGACACCAACGAGGAAGCAAGGTTTGCTGTGGTGGAGGAGAAACCGGAG GCTATGCATGCATCATGTTCTGCCGAGCCCGTTTCCGACTCAAATAGAGTTACTACTTCCGAGAAAGATACATCCTTGCCCATCAGTGAAATACAGGAGGAACACCAAGAACCTAATAATGTAGGTGAAGAAAATGTTCATAACTCAACTGCTAGAAAGAAGTTTGATCGCAGCAGGACACTGGCACTGACTGATGAACTGCTCTGTGGGCGAGGAACAGAGAAATCATTTGTTATCAAGTTAGTTGGCCAACCAGATCTCAATCAAGGCCGCAAGGTGATCTCAGTTTGGGGAATGGGGGGTCTTGGAAAAACCACTCTTGTCCGAAGCATCTATCATAACCAAGAGCTTGGTGGCTGGAAGCGTGCTTGGGCCACTGTATTGCGTCCTTTTAACCCTGAAGTACTCCTTAGAGATTTGGCTTTGCAGCTTCAAAGTACTGTTCAAGAAGATCCTGCTGGAGCAACAGGAATTGGACTGCAAAAGAAAAGAATAGCAATGATGAATCTTCAAGAGTTGAAGCAGGAGCTAGCTCGGCTACTAGCGTTAAAGAAGTGCcttattgttcttgatgatatatcATTCACTGTTGAATGGGAGTTGGTCAAACAGTGTTTAGGTAATGCTGAACGGATCATAATCACCACAAGAGAAAAAAATATCGCCAAACATTGTTCAAGGGAAGACGAGAACATGTACTGTCTTCAAGTTCTGAAGTATGATGTGGCATTTGACCTGTTCATAAAGAAG GTATTCAAACACAATACTGTAAAAATTGATTTAGCCCCAGCTATGATGGAGCAAGCAAGATTTACCCTGCAGAAATGTGGTGGACTTCCCCTTGCAATAACGACCATCGGTGGATTCCTAGCCACTAGGCCAAAAACTGCTATTGAATGGAGAAAGATGAATGACTGTATCAGCACTGAGCTGGAGATAAATCCTGAACTTATGACAATAAAGTCAATTCTTATGAGGAGCTACGATGGCTTACCATACCATCTCAAGTCTGCATTTTTGTACCTGTCCATATTTCCAGAAGACCACAAAATTAGGTGGGGTCGCTTGATGAGGCGGTGGATTGCAGAGGGTTACTCAAAGGATTTACATGATATCACTGCAGTTGAACTTTGTCAGAGGTACTTTGATGAGCTCTTGGATAGGAGTATGATCCTGCCGGGGGAAGGGATAGACCAATACAAACAGAAAATCAGTTCTTGCCAACTTCATGATATGATCCGGGAAATATGCATCGCAAAGGCTAGGGAGGAAAACCTTGTTTTGTCACTGGAGGGAGGATGTTGTTTGAGCGAAACACAAGGTGCAATACGTCATCTTGTCATAGGAAGCAACTGGAAAAGGGATAAACATGTGTTGGAGAGCATGCTAGACCTGTCACATGTACGTTCATTGACTGTGTTTGGAGAGTGGAGATCGTTTTTCATCTCCGATAATATGAGGTTCCTCCGAGTGCTTGACTTAGAAGACACAGTGGGGTTAAGAGATCATCATCTTGATGAAATTGGGCAGCTCTGTCACCTCAAGTACCTTTCTCTTCGAGGATGTTGCAACATATTATGCCTGCCTAATTCTTTCCGGAATTTGAGGCACCTCGAAACACTGGATCTTAGAGGTACACATATATCTGAGTTGCCAAGAATAATCACCAATCTTTGGAAGCTACAACACCTTCATGCAGATGGTTATTTTGACCGTTTGGTTGTTATGGGAGAGGATGACATAGTTGATAAGTATGAAGGTTACATTAATCGTATATCCTCATGTCAAACATGCAGTGTTTTATTGTCCAAAGGTCATATTTTCTCAAGACCACAAGTTTTAGATGCTGGTTTGAACAGATATGATATATTCAATCTATACCGCTTCCAGGAGATGAAACTAGATGGTATTACACTTCCTAGAGGGATTGGTAAATTGAAGGCTCTCCATGCACTAGGTGTTGTCGATGTTTCAGGGAGAAACAGAAATGCCACTCTGAAAGAGCTCGGAATGCTTACTCAGCTACGTAAGCTTAAAGTAGGTGGTGCGAGCTACAGAAACGTCAGTGAGTTATGGTCTGCCATTGCTGGTCATGATCAACTACAGTCTTTGTCAGTTGAAACACGTTTCCCGCATAAACAGAGGAATGAGGTAGATGGCTGTTTGGGTGAAGGTTTGTTGCCACCAAGCAGCCTCAAGAGCCTCAAGCTGGTTGGCAAGCTAGTCAATGTAACAGAATGGATCCATAAGCTTCAGAATCTGACCAAGTTGGTGCTGAGTTATAGCATGTTGGAGCAAGATGATGCCATACAAGCCCTCGGGGTGCTACCAAATATAGCGGTTCTATGCCTAAGGATTTGTTCGTTCAATGGGACAGAACTCCATTTCCAGAGATCCTCTTTCCCGAGCCTCATGGTGCTGGTGCTCCGGAACTTAGAGAACCTCCAGTCGGTTATGTTCGAAGAAGACGCGGTGCCTAAGCTCGAGCTGCTTCAAGTTGATTGCGGCTCATCATTGAAGGACATCTCTGGGCTGGCAGCCCTCAAAAGCCTTAAGGAAATTCGGTTGGATGCCCGTAAAAGTGTGGAGGAGGTGGTGCAAGGGCAGGTAGCGGAGCATATGAATCATGTCAGAGTGAATATTGTTCGCTAA
- the LOC123135483 gene encoding disease resistance protein Pik-2, with translation MEATAVSVGKAVLDGALGYAKSKAVEEITLQLGVERDVDFIKDELQMMQSFLMTADEEQSQNKVLTTWVKQIGVLAYKVEDSLMDFGLHSEKKPFLGCIPRNLGDRRRIAKEVKELRAKVEDVSNRNLRYRLIKESSGSKPTMAEEQANIATAAMFGINEARLAALEHEKSSEVDLHQLITSYDVDLRVITMWGSSGDLGKTSAIQEVYDDPKILERFGFRSWIRLMHPFNPQEFLRSLVRQFNENSLEEIGQPEQETSVGANVLAKMEKMEQSDLVRVFNAKLCSNSYLIVIDDLSTIVEWHCIKKYFPDNKKQSRIIVSTQQAEIASLCTEKPLQVSVLKQLSCDQTIYLFHKKNSEEQISMSSVRVEMYDTNDEAMLAAVEEEKQKAMHASCSLETTFDSKKVTTTEKRTTMLTIEIHEEDHELNNGGDEKVHNSTARKKSDRSRTMALADQVLCGRETEKSILIKLVGQPDNNQGSKVISVWGMGGLGKTTLVRSIYRSQQLGGWKRAWATALRPFNPEVLLRDLALQLQNTIQEDPAGSTATGVQKKNISVMKLQDLKDELARILKVQKCLVVLDDILSTSEWDLVKSCLHNVGRIIVTTRQKDVAKHCSREDKNMYCLEGLKDAAALDLFIKKVFKDNIEKNDLVPAMMEQARLILHKCDGLPLAISTIGGFLASKPKTAIEWRKMNDRIGTELEINPELRTIKTILMRSYDGLPYHLKYAFLYLSIFQEDQRIRWGRLGRRWTAEGYSRDMHGMTAIELCRTYFDELLDRSMILPGEGTYQYSQKINSCQLHDMIREICISKAREENLILTLEEGCCLSDTQGAIRHLVIGSNWKRDKDVLESMLDLSHVRSLTVFGEWRPFFIFDNMRFLRVLDLEDTVGLRDHHLDKIGQLHHLKYLSLRGCRCILYLPNSLQNLKHLQTLDVKGTQIIELPRTITNLSKLQHLHATGFWTRGDDVKGDDIVDKYSGYRYRSPRCQTCSVLSRGHLFLRPQVLDAGLNRHDIFNLDRFQERHLDDVILPRGIGKLKALHSLGFVDVSGRNGNATVKEFGELTQLRKLKVGGLSYRNISELWSAIAGHNQLKTLSVKIGNPHPERNELDGCLSEDLLPPSSLESLALQGKLVNVTEWIHKLQNLSKLVLSNSRLEQVDDAIQALGVLPNIAVLRLHYKSFRGTQLHFQRSSFPSLMVLELHYLDNLQSVVFEEDTMPKLELLQIGVCKELKDISGLPALKSLKEIQLPAASGLYRKIFEAQREEVERQVADHVRVNTID, from the exons ATGGAGGCAACGGCGGTTAGCGTGGGCAAAGCCGTGCTTGATGGCGCGCTGGGCTACGCCAAGTCGAAGGCGGTGGAGGAAATCACGCTGCAGCTCGGCGTCGAGCGCGATGTTGACTTCATCAAGGATGAGTTGCAGATGATGCAGTCATTTCTGATGACGGCAGATGAGGAGCAAAGCCAAAACAAGGTGCTCACCACCTGGGTGAAACAGATCGGGGTCCTGGCCTACAAGGTGGAGGACAGCCTCATGGATTTTGGCCTCCACTCAGAGAAAAAGCCATTTTTGGGGTGCATCCCCCGCAATCTGGGTGATCGACGTCGCATAGCCAAGGAGGTGAAGGAGCTGAGGGCCAAAGTGGAGGACGTGAGCAACAGGAACCTGCGGTATCGCCTCATTAAGGAGAGCTCAGGCTCCAAGCCTACCATGGCAGAGGAGCAGGCCAACATTGCCACTGCAGCAATGTTTGGCATCAACGAAGCAAGACTTGCCGCCCTGGAGCATGAAAAATCATCAGAGGTGGACCTCCACCAGCTGATTACTAGCTACGATGTGGACCTTAGAGTGATCACCATGTGGGGTAGTAGCGGTGATCTTGGGAAGACGTCGGCCATCCAGGAGGTCTATGATGACCCGAAGATATTGGAAAGGTTTGGATTCCGTTCTTGGATTAGGTTGATGCATCCTTTCAATCCACAAGAGTTCCTCCGGAGCTTGGTAAGGCAATTTAATGAAAACTCCCTTGAGGAGATTGGACAGCCTGAACAAGAAACAAGTGTCGGGGCTAATGTTCTGGCCAAGATGGAGAAGATGGAGCAAAGTGATTTAGTCCGGGTGTTTAATGCGAAGCTGTGTAGCAATAGCTACCTGATTGTGATTGATGACCTATCCACAATAGTGGAATGGCATTGCATTAAAAAGTACTTTCCCGACAACAAGAAACAAAGTCGAATCATTGTTTCGACGCAGCAAGCTGAAATTGCAAGCTTGTGCACAGAGAAACCATTACAAGTTTCAGTGTTGAAGCAGTTGTCATGTGATCAAACTATTTATTTGTTCCACAAGAAG AATTCAGAGGAGCAGATCAGCATGAGCAGTGTTCGTGTGGAAATGTACGACACCAACGACGAAGCAATGCTTGCTGCTGTGGAGGAGGAGAAACAGAAG GCTATGCATGCATCTTGTTCCCTCGAGACTACTTTTGACTCAAAGAAAGTTACTACTACTGAGAAACGGACAACAATGCTCACCATTGAAATACATGAGGAAGACCATGAACTTAATAATGGAGGTGATGAAAAAGTTCATAACTCAACTGCTAGAAAGAAGTCTGACCGCAGCAGGACAATGGCACTGGCTGATCAAGTGCTCTGTGGGCGAGAAACAGAGAAATCTATTCTTATCAAATTAGTTGGCCAACCAGACAACAATCAAGGCTCTAAGGTGATCTCAGTTTGGGGAATGGGGGGTCTTGGAAAAACCACTCTTGTCCGAAGCATCTACCGAAGTCAGCAGCTTGGTGGCTGGAAGCGTGCATGGGCCACTGCATTGCGTCCTTTTAACCCTGAAGTACTCCTTAGAGATTTGGCTTTGCAGCTTCAGAATACTATTCAAGAAGATCCTGCCGGATCAACAGCAACTGGAGTGCAAAAGAAAAACATATCAGTGATGAAACTTCAAGACTTGAAGGATGAGCTTGCTCGAATACTAAAAGTACAAAAGTGCcttgttgttcttgatgatatATTGTCCACTTCTGAATGGGATTTGGTCAAATCGTGTTTGCATAATGTTGGAAGGATCATAGTCACCACAAGACAAAAAGATGTTGCCAAACATTGTTCAAGAGAAGACAAGAACATGTACTGTCTTGAAGGTCTGAAAGATGCTGCTGCACTTGACCTCTTCATAAAGAAG GTATTCAAGGACAATATTGAAAAAAATGATTTAGTCCCAGCTATGATGGAGCAAGCAAGACTCATCCTACATAAATGTGATGGACTTCCCCTTGCAATATCAACTATCGGTGGATTCCTAGCGAGCAAGCCAAAAACTGCTATTGAATGGAGGAAGATGAATGATCGAATTGGCACTGAATTGGAGATAAATCCTGAACTTAGGACAATAAAGACAATTCTTATGAGGAGCTATGATGGTTTGCCATACCATCTCAAGTATGCTTTCTTATACCTATCCATATTTCAGGAAGACCAGAGAATTAGGTGGGGTCGCTTGGGGAGGCGGTGGACGGCAGAGGGTTATTCAAGGGATATGCATGGCATGACTGCAATTGAACTGTGTCGGACGTACTTTGATGAGCTCTTGGATAGGAGTATGATCCTGCCAGGGGAAGGGACATACCAATACAGTCAGAAAATCAATTCTTGCCAACTTCATGATATGATCCGTGAAATATGCATCTCAAAGGCTAGGGAGGAAAACCTTATTTTGACGCTGGAGGAAGGATGTTGTTTGAGTGACACACAAGGTGCAATACGTCATCTTGTCATTGGCAGCAACTGGAAAAGAGATAAAGATGTGCTGGAGAGCATGCTAGACTTGTCACACGTACGGTCATTGACCGTGTTCGGAGAGTGGAGACCATTTTTCATCTTTGATAATATGAGGTTCCTCCGAGTGCTTGACTTGGAAGACACCGTAGGGCTAAGGGATCATCATCTTGATAAAATCGGGCAGCTCCATCACCTCAAGTACCTTTCTCTACGAGGATGTCGCTGTATTTTATACCTGCCTAATTCTTTGCAGAATTTGAAGCACCTCCAAACACTTGATGTTAAAGGTACACAGATAATTGAGTTGCCAAGAACAATCACCAATCTTAGCAAGTTACAGCACCTTCATGCAACTGGTTTTTGGACCAGAGGAGACGATGTCAAGGGAGATGACATCGTAGATAAATATTCAGGTTACAGATATCGTAGTCCTAGATGTCAAACATGCAGCGTATTGTCCAGAGGTCATCTTTTTTTGAGACCACAAGTTTTAGATGCTGGTTTGAACAGGCATGATATATTCAATCTAGACCGCTTCCAGGAGAGGCATCTAGATGATGTTATACTTCCTAGAGGGATTGGCAAATTGAAGGCCCTTCACTCACTAGGTTTCGTTGATGTCTCCGGGAGAAATGGAAATGCCACTGTAAAAGAGTTTGGAGAGCTTACTCAGCTACGTAAGCTTAAAGTGGGTGGTCTGAGCTATAGAAACATCAGTGAGTTATGGTCTGCCATTGCTGGTCATAATCAACTTAAAACTTTGTCAGTTAAAATAGGTAACCCGCATCCAGAGAGGAATGAATTAGATGGCTGTTTGAGTGAGGATTTGTTGCCACCAAGCAGTCTTGAGAGCCTCGCTCTGCAGGGTAAGCTAGTCAATGTAACAGAATGGATCCATAAGCTTCAGAATCTCTCCAAGTTGGTGCTAAGCAATAGCAGATTGGAGCAAGTTGATGATGCCATACAAGCCCTCGGGGTGCTACCAAATATCGCGGTACTACGCCTGCACTATAAGTCGTTCAGGGGGACACAACTCCATTTCCAGAGGTCATCTTTCCCTAGCCTCATGGTGCTGGAGCTCCATTACTTAGACAACCTCCAGTCGGTGGTGTTTGAAGAAGACACAATGCCCAAGCTTGAGCTGCTACAAATTGGTGTGTGCAAAGAGCTGAAGGACATCTCCGGGCTGCCAGCCCTCAAAAGCCTCAAAGAAATTCAGTTGCCTGCTGCTAGTGGCCTTTACAGGAAAATATTTGAGGCGCAGAGGGAAGAGGTGGAGAGGCAGGTAGCGGACCACGTGAGAGTGAACACTATTGACTGA
- the LOC123135484 gene encoding wall-associated receptor kinase 3 yields MKMRLLDALRCMLALSLLRTATARASSVQRSQAGCQESCGNLSFQYPFGIGVGCFRPPERDFELICNNMHGALQSPRLFLHDGITEVTGDIITGDARQEIEVSFSHSLSVRSEVDAYSITWNPRKSPGRYVSALSFTGCDFDMYVLEHGTNKTVGQCTATCPVKDITDTVAWQYCNGTGCCFTNVDAEFATGIEIKFVRHKIGQLKFQANSNRSSIWHTVDVTADSIIMWGIIVNEHGPLQNSTDYACLSKRSSSHQFISSVAYACVCDSGYRGNPYITDGCSRDKGYDPVQRKTNCSRWCGEINVPFPFGLEDGCSARTSFQLNCTNSSTSTLQFLVESYGIHNTYVKYINIMKGLVNVKYSLYDEHAHSVRIPKDPGLYVTSWEVASQLWAVANLTCQEAQKNRTGYACVSINSTCLGVNSEQVYVGYHCKCMAGFYGNPYIADGCQDVDECKIPDTCNWICHNTVGSHYCTECPSNTVYNTATKTCTSIKQNLVLGITIGITVGFGTLLLILIVIFSILIWRKGIQKQLRRKHFRQNQGLLLEQLISSDEYASDNTKIFSLSELEKATNNFDPTRIVGRGGHGMVYKGILSDQRVVAIKKSKVIEQVEISQFINEVDVLSQVNHRNIVKLFGCCLETEVPLLVYDFIPNGSLFGILHPSTTSSSVLSWDDCLKIAAEAAGALYYLHSAASVSIFHRDVKSTNILLDGNYTAKVSDFCASRLVPIDQTHVVTNIQGTFGYLDPEYYHTGILNEKSDVYSFGVVLVELLLTKKPIFTSDSGLKQNLSNYFLWEMREKPLAEIVATQVLEEATIEEINDVSSLAETCLRLRGEERPTMKQVEMKLQYVRSKRLRACQVAVTNEYMQPLICGQSQDTLLMLTTPSGIADRVNIASQRNQNCYSLEQEFMASATLPR; encoded by the exons ATGAAGATGAGGCTCCTCGACGCACTCCGTTGCATGCTTGCGCTGTCGTTGCTACGAACTGCAACGGCACGAGCATCCAGTGTGCAAAGAAGCCAAGCCGGCTGCCAGGAGAGCTGTGGCAACCTGAGTTTCCAGTATCCATTCGGCATAGGGGTGGGTTGCTTCCGGCCACCAGAGCGAGACTTTGAGCTCATCTGCAACAACATGCACGGTGCTTTGCAGTCCCCCAGACTATTCCTGCACGACGGCATCACGGAGGTCACCGGTGATATCATCACCGGCGATGCCAGACAAGAAATCGAGGTATCATTTTCTCATTCCCTCTCCGTGAGATCTGAGGTCGACGCGTACAGCATCACCTGGAATCCTAGGAAATCTCCCGGTAGATATGTTTCAGCACTAAGCTTCACTGGTTGCGACTTCGACATGTACGTGCTAGAGCATGGCACGAACAAGACGGTGGGTCAGTGCACTGCTACATGCCCTGTCAAAGATATCACGGATACGGTGGCTTGGCAGTATTGCAACGGTACAGGATGTTGCTTCACCAACGTCGATGCCGAGTTTGCTACAGGCATCGAGATAAAGTTTGTCCGCCACAAGATTGGACAGCTGAAGTTCCAAGCGAACAGCAACCGAAGCTCtatatggcatacagttgatgTAACCGCTGATTCCATTATTATGTGGGGTATCATCGTTAATGAACATGGCCCCTTGCAAAACAGCACAGATTATGCATGTCTCAGCAAACGTAGCAGCAGTCACCAGTTCATATCATCTGTCGCTTATGCTTGCGTGTGCGACAGTGGTTACCGAGGTAATCCGTACATAACTGATGGCTGCTCGCGTGACAAAG GATATGATCCAGTACAACGGAAGACCAACTGCTCTAGATGGTGTGGGGAAATCAATGTCCCTTTCCCATTTGGCTTAGAGGACGGTTGTTCTGCAAGGACGTCATTTCAGCTCAATTGTACAAATTCGTCCACGTCTACCCTCCAGTTTCTTGTCGAGTCCTACGGTATACACAACACTTATGTAAAgtacataaatatcatgaaggggCTAGTGAATGTTAAATACAGCTTATATGATGAACATGCCCATTCGGTACGTATACCTAAAGATCCTGGCCTCTATGTTACCTCCTGGGAAGTTGCATCACAGCTGTGGGCTGTAGCCAATTTAACATGCCAGGAAGCACAGAAGAATAGAACCGGATATGCATGTGTTAGCATTAATAGCACATGCTTGGGTGTCAACTCCGAACAAGTTTATGTCGGTTACCATTGCAAATGTATGGCCGGCTTTTATGGGAATCCATATATAGCGGATGGGTGTCAAG ATGTTGATGAGTGCAAGATACCAGACACATGTAATTGGATTTGCCATAACACTGTAGGAAGTCATTATTGCACCGAATGTCCTAGCAATACAGTGTACAACACAGCAACAAAGACATGCACATCAATCAAACAAAATCTGGTACTAG GTATCACCATTGGGATTACCGTTGGTTTCGGAACTCTACTTCTCATCTTAATTGTAatattttccattcttatatggagaaaaggCATCCAGAAGCAACTACGAAGAAAGCATTTTCGGCAGAACCAAGGTCTACTCCTTGAACAATTGATATCATCAGATGAATATGCGAGTGACAACACTAAGATTTTCTCACTATCAGAGTTAGAAAAGGCAACAAATAACTTTGATCCCACACGTATTGTTGGTCGTGGAGGGCATGGCATGGTTTATAAAGGCATCTTATCCGACCAACGGGTAGTAGCCATAAAGAAGTCTAAAGTCATTGAGCAGGTTGAGATAAGCCAGTTTATCAATGAGGTTGATGTCCTCTCCCAGGTAAATCACCGGAATATTGTGAAGCTCTTCGGTTGTTGTCTTGAGACAGAAGTCCCACTGCTAGTGTATGACTTCATCCCTAATGGTTCATTATTTGGAATCCTTCATCCCAGTACCACTAGCAGCTCTGTCTTGTCATGGGATGATTGTTTGAAAATTGCTGCAGAAGCTGCTGGAGCACTCTATTACCTCCACTCAGCTGCTTCAGTATCAATATTCCATCGTGATGTGAAGTCCACTAACATACTCTTAGATGGAAATTACACTGCAAAAGTATCAGATTTTTGCGCTTCAAGGTTGGTTCCTATTGACCAAACTCATGTCGTTACAAATATACAAGGCACATTTGGATACTTGGATCCAGAATATTACCACACGGGTATATTGAATGAGAAGAGTGACGTCTATAGTTTTGGCGTAGTACTTGTAGAGTTGCTGCTCACGAAGAAGCCTATTTTTACAAGTGACTCTGGGCTAAAGCAAAACTTGTCCAACTACTTCCTTTGGGAGATGAGGGAGAAACCACTCGCAGAAATAGTAGCTACTCAAGTTCTGGAGGAAGCaacaattgaagagattaatgatGTCTCTAGTCTTGCAGAGACTTGTTTGAGACTACGAGGCGAAGAGAGACCTACAATGAAACAAGTCGAAATGAAATTGCAGTATGTGCGATCCAAAAGGTTGAGAGCATGCCAGGTTGCTGTGACAAATGAATACATGCAACCCTTAATATGTGGACAAAGCCAAGACACTCTTCTGATGTTGACTACTCCGAGTGGTATAGCAGACAGAGTTAATATAGCTTCTCAAAGGAACCAAAATTGCTACAGCTTGGAGCAAGAGTTCATGGCATCGGCGACTCTCCCACGCTAG